In Penicillium oxalicum strain HP7-1 chromosome VII, whole genome shotgun sequence, one DNA window encodes the following:
- a CDS encoding Trehalose-phosphatase has translation MSDQGKTPAKVPDSQPDPVMVGPGLKAFKEDAYKEATNATPSLPADKNHPADNDAPSYFANIPGVKAEALDTTQTRSQPRRRKMSSGEELLRRLSLTGDASPMTPEIDPRSQHPGLKLSGRLISAAFCIPYKVYHKSGSDWELKPRSGTSALFDSFKHLASSETQWSHTLVGWTGEVEPIVETKVPLQQAVANTTAKLPASATAAGAMGINKAAAPIPVDASQHPPSNPLVDGISVEKAERERLDEQLASGRYGRILPVWLSDEPEEPQDSILLKDQGRWRRYAERELYPLLHYKQHGPTDGRSEQRWWADYTRLNQLFADRIAADYQEGDVVWIHDYHLFLLPSLLRQRIPNVYIGFFLHSPFPSSEFVRCLAKRKEVLTGVLGANMIGFQTFSYSRHFSSSCCTRVLGFESNSAGVDAYGAHVAVDVFPIGIDAQAIQKAAFGEPDLEKTVDGIRKLYAGKKIIVGRDRLDSVRGVAQKLQAFEIFLERYPEWRDKVVLIQVTSPTSVEEEKEDPENKIAGQIANLVSTINGRFGSLSFSPVQYYPQYLSQREYFALLRVADVGLITTVRDGMNTTSLEYIVCQQSNHSPLILSEFSGTAGTLPSAIHINPWDLVGVAGAIDKALKMPVDQRKDQHLKLYKHVITNTVSTWSLMFLHRLLTNLSSFDQSVATPALDRGKLLKQYRKARKRLFMFDYDGTLTPIVKDPQAAIPSDRVLRTLKTLSADPRNAVWIISGRDQAFLDEWMGHLPELGLSAEHGCFIRQPRSEDWENLAEQSDMGWQREVIEVFQHYTERTQGSFIERKRVALTWHYRRADPEYGAFQARECRKALEDTVAKRWDVEVMAGKANLEVRPTFVNKGFIATRLVNEYGSAPGDAPEFILCLGDDFTDEDMFRALQKFNLPQDHVYSVTVGASSKQTDASWHLLEPADVIGTLQMLNSTSYQDR, from the exons atgtCTGATCAAGGGAAAACTCCAGCCAAGGTCCCTGATAGCCAGCCAGACCCCGTCATGGTCGGACCGGGCCTGAAAGCGTTCAAGGAAGATGCCTACAAGGAGGCAACGAATGCGACACCCAGTCTGCCGGCCGATAAGAACCACCCCGCTGACAATGATGCGCCCTCCTACTTTGCCAATATCCCAGGtgtcaaggccgaggcaCTCGACACAACGCAGACTCGGTCGCAGCCCCGAAGGAGGAAGATGTCCTCGGGTGAGGAACTTCTGCGACGACTCAGTCTCACGGGCGACGCATCGCCCATGACACCGGAGATTGATCCCCGTTCGCAACATCCGGGATTGAAGTTGAGCGGTCGATTGATCAGTGCCGCATTCTGCATTCCCTACAAGGTGTATCACAAGAGCGGTTCCGACTGG GAGCTCAAGCCGCGATCCGGCACGTCGGCCCTCTTCGATTCCTTCAAACACCTTGCATCAAGCGAGACGCAGTGGTCTCACACCCTGGTGGGATGGACGGGCGAGGTGGAACCCATCGTGGAGACCAAGGTTCCTCTGCAGCAGGCGGTCGCGAATACCACGGCCAAGCTCCCGGCAAGCGCCACGGCCGCGGGCGCCATGGGGATCAACAAGGCGGCCGCACCGATCCCGGTCGATGCCAGCCAACACCCTCCATCCAACCCGCTGGTGGATGGAATCAGCGTGGAGAAGGCGGAGCGGGAGCGACTGGACGAGCAACTGGCCTCGGGACGGTATGGCCGCATCCTGCCGGTCTGGCTCTCGGACGAGCCCGAGGAGCCCCAGGATAGCATCCTCCTCAAAGACCAGGGCCGCTGGCGCCGTTACGCCGAGCGAGAGCTGTATCCTCTCCTCCACTACAAACAGCATGGCCCAACCGATGGGCGGTCGGAGCAGCGCTGGTGGGCCGACTACACCCGTCTGAATCAGTTGTTCGCGGACCGCATCGCCGCCGACTACCAGGAAGGCGATGTGGTCTGGATCCACGACTATCATCTCTTCTTACTCCCCAGCCTGCTGCGCCAGCGCATTCCCAACGTCTACATTGGCTTCTTCTTGCACTCCCCCTTCCCCAGTAGCGAGTTTGTGCGGTGCCTGGCCAAGCGCAAGGAGGTTCTCACGGGCGTCCTCGGCGCCAACATGATCGGATTCCAGACGTTTTCCTACTCTCGCCACTTCTCGTCCTCCTGCTGCACTCGTGTTCTGGGCTTCGAGTCCAATTCCGCCGGCGTCGATGCCTACGGGGCCCACGTGGCCGTGGATGTTTTCCCCATCGGCATCGACGCGCAGGCCATCCAAAAGGCGGCCTTTGGAGAGCCCGATCTGGAGAAGACAGTGGACGGCATTCGGAAGTTGTACGCGgggaagaagatcatcgtcggGCGTGACCGTCTCGACAGTGTCCGCGGTGTGGCTCAGAAGCTGCAGGCCTTTGAGATCTTTTTGGAGAGATACCCCGAATGGCGGGACAAGGTCGTTCTCATCCAGGTGACCAGTCCGACCAGTgtagaggaagagaaagaagaccCGGAGAACAAGATTGCGGGCCAGATTGCCAACCTGGTCTCTACCATCAACGGCCGGTTTGGATCTCTCAGTTTCTCCCCCGTCCAATACTACCCGCAGTACTTGTCCCAGCGGGAGTACTTTGCGCTTCTGCGGGTAGCTGACGTCGGACTCATCACGACCGTCCGTGACGGCATGAACACCACGAGTCTCGAGTACATCGTCTGCCAACAAAGTAACCACAGTCCCCTGATTCTGTCCGAATTCTCCGGTACCGCGGGCACTCTGCCCAGTGCCATTCACATCAACCCGTGGGATCTGGTGGGCGTTGCCGGGGCGATCGACAAAGCCCTCAAGATGCCGGTCGACCAACGCAAGGACCAGCACCTGAAGCTGTACAAGCATGTGATCACGAATACTGTCAGCACCTGGTCCCTCATGTTCCTCCACCGCCTCCTCACCAATCTCTCGTCCTTTGACCAGTCCGTGGCCACTCCGGCTCTGGATCGGGGGAAACTCCTGAAGCAGTACCGCAAGGCGCGGAAGCGCCTCTTCATGTTCGACTACGATGGCACCCTGACCCCGATCGTGAAGGATCCCCAGGCGGCCATTCCCTCCGACCGCGTTCTGCGCACTCTCAAAACCCTGTCCGCAGATCCCCGCAATGCCGTTTGGATTATCAGTGGCCGCGACCAGGCCTTTTTGGACGAATGGATGGGCCACTTGCCCGAACTGGGCCTCAGTGCCGAGCACGGATGTTTCATTCGCCAGCCGCGATCGGAGGACTGGGAGAATTTGGCGGAACAGAGTGACATGGGCTGGCAACGAGAGGTGATTGAAGTGTTCCAGCACTACACGGAACGCACCCAGGGCTCCTTCATCGAGCGTAAACGGGTAGCCCTCACCTGGCACTACCGCCGTGCCGACCCGGAGTACGGTGCATTCCAGGCACGGGAATGCCGCAAGGCCCTGGAGGATACGGTCGCGAAGAGATGGGACGTGGAAGTGATGGCTGGCAAGGCCAACCTGGAAGTGCGCCCGACCTTTGTCAACAAGGGCTTCATTGCCACCCGGCTGGTCAACGAATATGGCTCGGCGCCCGGCGATGCCCCCGAGTTCATCTTGTGCCTGGGTGATGACTTTACCGATGAAG ACATGTTCCGTGCGCTCCAAAAGTTCAATCTCCCGCAGGACCATGTGTACTCGGTCACGGTGGGTGCCAGCTCCAAACAGACCGATGCGAGCTGGCACCTGCTTGAGCCGGCGGATGTGATCGGTACTCTCCAAATGCTCAATAGTACCTCGTACCAGGACCGTTAG
- a CDS encoding Phospholipase D1 gives MAIPQPSPSPEQAREDKGESEKTVNPGTESVSNGPKLASPFPSPTDASRLAFLKQQHPPADAAENGTNPDGRETSSLRGAVDVHEETQQPLTPGLNGPPSNHPSPRSRQPNNDKASSVNHSNQQPSLTGLSPSSRSPSVQFRDTDNEAPDANTPQGPSRPSSMHGEDGEQTRGRSFMTRLKSLAGSQPFTSHSRSASGATIGDFRPVQADMMTPGSERGEFRFPATLAEEGSDVDADAEESGGEQQSGLPKRKRYLRRRRQTDEEIGNRTAPTTPKATRRPSFHFSSSFAPFENYRTNLFPRRASANDFTPQPREGVSEDEGRAQLSRRKMTSRGFSYMGRQQNNGTQDDQYRPSQLRRMTGLGGPSENNESLAATWRRHRNERGTSASAQRWKQIKAGLKLIGQRRRPENAVDTKKSAELLAELSSAVPAALILASAFQRDEHGSKRIPILLEQLKVRVTDSRIDAHSGDRHLVFRIELEYGSGMTRMKWIIFRTLRDFANLHLKYKLHLGTQKYIQLRTSENSPSIPRFPRSAFPYMRGVRGLESEFEDEEEDGAYETEAMSGPERNSKKKGKGPQTPRRPSQGLLRRKSSIANQEGEAAGGPASTLDGAGGRRETYPERQRKKLELYLQKMIRFLIFRADSNRLCKFLELSALGVRLAAEGSYHGKEGFLIIQSSKGLDFRRALTPSLVKKRHWPKWFLVRHSYVVCVDSPEEMNIYDVFLIDSYFKMQTQKISLRNQKAKDLAKTAKDSARHPQHHTLRLENSERKLKLLARNERQLLQFEESIRFMAENTPWMQPNRFDSFAPVRQKCFAQWLVDGRDHMWVVSRAINQAKDVIYIHDWWLSPELYMRRPAAISQKWRLDRLLQKKAREGVKVFVIMYRNINSAIPIDSEYSKFSLLELHPNIFVQRSPNQFRQNTFFWAHHEKLCLIDHTLAFVGGIDLCFGRWDTPQHSLTDDKPTGFESTDMPKDADHCQLWPGKDYSNPRIQDFYDLDKPYEEMYDRSVVPRMPWHDISMHVVGQPARDLTRHFVQRWNYILRQRKPTRPTPFLLPPPDFNPAGLEALGLDGTCEVQILRSSSMWSTGTPDVVEHSIMNAYVKLIEESEHFVYIENQFFISTCEIDGRKIENLIGDALVERIVRAAKNEEAWRAVIVIPLIPGFQNTVDSEGGTSVRLIMQCQYRSICRGETSIFGRLRALGIEPEDYIQFFSLRAWGKIGPQKQLVTEQLYIHAKCMVVDDRAAIIGSANINERSMLGSRDSEVAAIVRDTDMISSTMAGKPYLVGRFPHTLRMRLMREHIGIDVDELLEHDFSTEEELRKIQVAEEGPQPAKGRERRESESSILERQDEREMMERRHRVQDEFLSRSENLHSFNHDVDWEQGNNPNLKSNRRLTADPRVTDNTDHKKDVDGDGADHLTDAQKAGLGVGRDSQMTPDGKEYLLSPIASEGKGTLEQPKHVPSRKSSQATPAHNDGKPSVTFDTNRDSDPSTNSESPGRDLGSGASGLGVSKETQDDSTYGNPYVPNLKRIYIDKDCMRDPVNDAFYLDTWQALAEKNTKIYRSVFRCMPDSEVKSWKEYKEYAAYGERFAEMQNQQAGKPTATSAQQRQTGSSSMGGNVNGSTQPLTSVKSEGSASEVKSPQTIDEKAEIFKGDTQGAKKDELASPDTMSPTDEKAAVKTQSEPQLPSTLASEDHRAAEDPEKPRVAAGHVDYSEAINLNSTSQSRRRRRRATTIGSKGGIHGSDEVLDKGRAEDLLNKIQGHLIMWPYDW, from the coding sequence ATGGCCATACCTCAACCGTCGCCATCTCCAGAGCAGGCGAGAGAGGATAAGGGTGAAAGTGAGAAGACGGTCAATCCTGGTACAGAATCGGTATCCAATGGCCCAAAGCTGGCTTCACCCTTTCCATCGCCCACAGATGCCTCTCGCCTCGCGTTCCTTAAACAGCAACATCCGCCGGCGGATGCTGCAGAAAATGGTACAAATCCAGATGGTCGGGAAACGTCCTCACTCAGAGGAGCTGTTGATGTCCACGAGGAGACCCAGCAGCCTCTCACGCCTGGACTGAACGGTCCCCCCAGCAATCATCCCTCCCCGCGCAGTCGGCAGCCGAACAATGACAAAGCCTCGTCGGTGAATCACAGTAATCAACAACCTTCGCTGACCGGACTTTCGCCGTCGTCTCGTTCACCGAGTGTCCAGTTCCGGGACACCGATAATGAAGCTCCCGACGCAAATACACCACAAGGGCCGTCCCGACCCTCTTCGATGCacggtgaagatggagagcaaACACGGGGCAGGTCATTCATGACAAGACTCAAGTCGCTGGCCGGATCTCAGCCATTCACGTCGCATTCCAGGTCCGCCAGCGGAGCGACCATTGGGGACTTTCGACCGGTACAAGCAGATATGATGACCCCGGGCTCGGAGCGTGGTGAATTTCGGTTCCCTGCAACCTTGGCCGAGGAAGGAAGCGACGTGGATGCCGATGCAGAGGAAAGTGGTGGTGAACAGCAGTCTGGACTTCCGAAGCGGAAGCGATATCTACGCCGTCGCCGACAAACAGACGAGGAAATTGGAAATCGCACCGCGCCCACAACACCCAAAGCTACCCGCCGACCATCCTTCCACTTTTCGTCCTCCTTTGCACCATTTGAGAACTATCGGACCAATCTGTTCCCGCGCAGAGCCAGTGCCAATGATTTTACCCCTCAACCTCGCGAGGGTGTCTCTGAAGATGAGGGTCGGGCTCAGCTCAGCCGGCGCAAAATGACCAGCCGTGGCTTCTCGTACATGGGCCGACAACAAAATAATGGCACTCAGGATGATCAGTATCGACCAAGCCAACTTAGACGCATGACGGGACTAGGGGGCCCCTCGGAAAACAATGAGAGCTTGGCAGCCACATGGAGACGTCATCGAAACGAGCGAGGCACTAGTGCGAGTGCGCAGCGTTGGAAACAGATTAAAGCTGGTCTCAAACTGATTGGCCAACGGCGCAGACCTGAAAATGCCGTCGATACGAAAAAGTCCGCAGAACTGCTCGCCGAATTGTCGTCCGCGGTGCCCGCcgccttgatcttggccAGTGCGTTCCAACGTGACGAACATGGGAGCAAGCGCATTCCAATTCTTCTCGAACAACTGAAAGTACGTGTCACGGACAGCCGGATCGACGCTCACTCTGGTGACCGGCACCTGGTTTTCCGCATTGAATTGGAGTACGGAAGCGGCATGACACGCATGAAGTGGATCATCTTCCGCACCCTGAGGGATTTTGCCAACTTGCATCTAAAGTACAAGCTGCATCTGGGAACGCAAAAATACATTCAATTGCGTACAAGCGAGAACAGTCCTAGTATTCCTCGCTTTCCTCGAAGTGCTTTCCCTTACATGCGTGGCGTGCGTGGACTGGAGAGCGAAttcgaagacgaggaggaagatggtgCCTACGAGACCGAGGCGATGAGCGGGCCTGAAAGAAactcaaaaaagaaaggcaaagGTCCGCAAACTCCGCGCAGACCATCTCAGGGTCTATTGCGAAGAAAGTCAAGTATCGCTAATCAGGAAGGCGAGGCTGCCGGTGGACCTGCATCTACCCTCGATGGAGCTGGTGGGCGGCGCGAAACGTACCCCGAGAGACAGCGAAAGAAGCTCGAACTGTACCTCCAGAAGATGATTcgctttttgattttccgTGCAGATAGCAATCGCCTCTGCAAATTCCTCGAGCTCTCAGCGCTGGGTGTACGTCTGGCCGCTGAAGGCAGCTACCACGGCAAAGAAGGGTTCCTCATCATTCAGTCTTCTAAGGGTCTGGACTTCCGTCGCGCTCTGACACCGTCGCTAGTCAAAAAGCGACATTGGCCCAAGTGGTTCCTTGTTCGCCACAGCTATGTCGTTTGCGTGGATTCCCCCGAGGAGATGAACATCTATGATGTCTTCTTGATTGACTCCTATTTCAAGATGCAAACGCAGAAGATCAGCCTCCGGAACCAAAAGGCGAAAGATCTGGCGAAGACAGCCAAGGATTCTGCCCGGCACCCCCAGCACCACACCCTTCGCCTTGAAAATTCGGAGCGCAAGTTGAAGTTGCTGGCTCGCAATGAGCGTCAGTTGCTGCAGTTTGAGGAATCAATCCGTTTCATGGCTGAGAACACGCCCTGGATGCAGCCAAATCGATTCGACAGCTTTGCCCCTGTGCGCCAAAAGTGCTTTGCGCAATGGCTGGTCGACGGCCGCGACCACATGTGGGTGGTATCTCGAGCCATCAACCAAGCCAAGGATGTCATTTACATCCACGATTGGTGGCTGAGTCCGGAACTGTACATGCGCCGTCCTGCGGCGATCAGTCAGAAGTGGCGTCTCGATCGTTTGTTACAGAAGAAAGCGCGCGAGGGTGTCAAGGTCTTTGTGATCATGTACCGCAACATCAACTCTGCCATTCCTATTGATTCGGAATACTCCAAGTTCTCGCTCCTCGAACTCCACCCGAACATCTTTGTACAAAGATCTCCCAACCAGTTCCGCCAAAATACCTTCTTCTGGGCACACCACGAGAAGCTCTGTCTCATTGACCACACCCTGGCTTTCGTGGGAGGAATCGACCTATGTTTCGGTCGCTGGGATACGCCTCAGCATTCTCTCACCGACGACAAGCCAACGGGTTTTGAAAGTACAGACATGCCCAAGGACGCAGATCATTGTCAGCTGTGGCCCGGCAAGGATTACTCGAATCCTCGCATTCAAGACTTCTACGACCTGGACAAGCCCTACGAGGAGATGTACGACCGCTCCGTGGTGCCGCGTATGCCGTGGCATGACATCTCGATGCACGTTGTTGGCCAGCCCGCTCGGGACTTGACCCGTCACTTTGTCCAGCGCTGGAACTACATCCTCCGCCAGCGGAAGCCGACTCGTCCCACACCTTTCTTGCTTCCCCCTCCTGACTTCAATCCGGCTGGCCTGGAAGCCCTGGGCCTGGATGGCACCTGTGAAGTTCAGATCCTGCGCTCCAGCAGTATGTGGTCCACAGGTACTCCTGATGTTGTCGAGCATAGTATCATGAACGCCTATGTGAAACTGATTGAGGAATCCGAGCATTTCGTCTACATTGAGAATCAATTTTTCATCAGTACCTGTGAGATCGACGGTAGAAAGATTGAGAATCTGATTGGCGACGCTCTGGTGGAGAGAATCGTTCGCGCGGCCAAGAACGAGGAAGCATGGCGTGCCGTGATTGTGATTCCGCTGATTCCAGGTTTCCAGAATACTGTGGACAGTGAGGGTGGTACGAGTGTGCGCCTGATTATGCAGTGCCAATACCGTAGTATCTGCCGTGGCGAGACGTCCATCTTCGGACGTCTCCGTGCGCTCGGCATCGAGCCCGAGGACTACATTCAATTCTTCAGTCTGCGAGCTTGGGGCAAGATTGGTCCTCAGAAGCAGTTGGTCACCGAACAACTCTACATTCACGCCAAGTGCATGGTCGTGGACGACCGCGCGGCTATTATTGGATCGGCGAACATCAACGAGCGATCGATGCTGGGCTCCCGTGATTCCGAAGTTGCCGCCATTGTTCGTGATACGGAcatgatctcctccaccATGGCTGGCAAGCCCTACCTCGTGGGTCGATTCCCACACACCCTGCGCATGCGTTTGATGCGCGAGCACATTGGTATCGACGTTGACGAGCTTTTGGAGCATGACTTCTCAACCGAAGAGGAACTGCGCAAGATCCAAGTGGCCGAGGAAGGCCCCCAGCCAGCCAAGGGGCGAGAGCGTCGCGAGTCAGAATCGTCTATTCTTGAACGGCAGGATGAGCGGGAAATGATGGAGCGTCGTCATCGTGTCCAAGACGAGTTCTTGTCTCGCTCGGAGAATCTGCACAGCTTCAATCACGACGTCGACTGGGAGCAGGGCAACAATCCCAACTTGAAGAGCAATCGACGTCTTACTGCTGACCCCCGTGTGACGGACAACACAGATCACAAGAAAGACGTTGATGGCGACGGTGCTGATCATTTGACGGATGCGCAGAAGGCTGGACTGGGAGTCGGTCGTGATTCTCAAATGACACCTGATGGTAAGGAGTATCTGCTCTCGCCCATTGCGTCAGAAGGCAAGGGGACTCTCGAGCAACCGAAGCACGTTCCCAGCCGTAAATCGTCGCAGGCCACACCGGCCCACAATGACGGCAAGCCCAGTGTGACATTTGACACCAACCGTGACTCCGATCCCAGCACCAACTCGGAAAGTCCCGGCCGTGACCTCGGTAGTGGTGCCAGTGGTTTGGGGGTGTCCAAGGAAACGCAGGACGATTCCACGTATGGCAACCCATATGTTCCCAATCTGAAGCGCATCTACATCGACAAGGATTGCATGAGAGATCCCGTGAACGATGCCTTTTATCTGGACACGTGGCAAGCCCTGGCGGAGAAGAATACGAAGATCTACCGCTCTGTCTTCCGATGCATGCCAGATAGCGAGGTCAAGAGCTGGAAGGAATACAAGGAGTATGCCGCTTATGGTGAGCGCTTCGCAGAGATGCAGAACCAGCAGGCCGGCAAGCCTACCGCCACGTCCGCTCAACAGAGACAGACCGGTTCTTCCAGTATGGGTGGCAATGTCAACGGCTCAACTCAGCCCCTAACCAGTGTCAAGTCAGAAGGATCCGCCAGCGAAGTCAAGAGTCCTCAGACGATCGACGAGAAGGCGGAAATATTCAAGGGCGACACCCAGGGGGCCAAGAAAGACGAGCTTGCGTCGCCGGACACCATGTCACCCACAGACGAAAAGGCAGCAGTCAAGACTCAGTCCGAACCTCAACTACCCTCCACCCTTGCAAGTGAGGACCATCGTGCGGCCGAGGACCCAGAGAAACCTCGTGTTGCCGCAGGTCATGTCGATTACTCCGAGGCTATCAACTTGAACTCGACTTCACAATCTCGCCGGCGCCGGAGACGCGCTACGACCATCGGATCCAAGGGTGGAATCCACGGATCGGATGAAGTCCTGGACAAGGGACGAGCCGAAGACCTCTTGAATAAGATCCAGGGCCATTTGATTATGTGGCCGTACGACTGGTAA